Proteins encoded in a region of the Cupriavidus pauculus genome:
- a CDS encoding UDP-2,3-diacylglucosamine diphosphatase encodes MVQAIRSARGRLSHIAQRLLGKSDATLPLSAVLAAYMPPAPGFAPPPTSPTSPAAPHSPPSSHARAVPPQRDVTDEPPARPSEAPAHRYRAIWISDIHLGTAGCQARYLLDFLKHNESDQLYLVGDIIDGWQLKRGWYWPQSHNDVVQKLLRKARKGTEVIFVPGNHDEVARQFDGMAFGDIVVREDAIHVTATGRRLWVVHGDLFDGVVQHARWLAYLGDSLYTLILAVNRHFNRVRTRLGFDYWSLSQYLKHQVKNAVSYINSFEHAMVEEARRRGCDGVVCGHIHKAEIREVDGQLYCNDGDWVESLSALVETMEGELRIVYWTTLLDPPAPPVSRLGRRRRAPAATAVAG; translated from the coding sequence ATGGTTCAAGCAATCCGATCCGCGCGCGGGCGACTGTCGCATATCGCGCAGCGCCTGCTCGGCAAGAGTGACGCCACCCTCCCGCTGTCCGCCGTCCTTGCGGCCTACATGCCCCCCGCCCCGGGCTTCGCCCCACCGCCCACCTCACCCACCTCACCCGCCGCGCCGCATTCCCCGCCATCGTCACACGCGCGGGCCGTGCCTCCTCAGCGAGACGTCACCGACGAGCCGCCCGCCAGGCCGAGCGAAGCGCCGGCCCATCGCTACCGCGCGATCTGGATCTCGGACATCCATCTCGGCACCGCCGGCTGCCAGGCCAGGTATCTGCTGGACTTCCTCAAGCACAACGAGTCGGACCAGTTGTACCTCGTGGGCGACATCATCGACGGCTGGCAGCTGAAGCGCGGCTGGTACTGGCCGCAGAGCCACAACGACGTGGTGCAGAAGCTGCTGCGCAAGGCGCGCAAGGGCACCGAGGTCATTTTCGTCCCCGGCAACCACGATGAAGTCGCGCGCCAGTTCGACGGCATGGCCTTCGGCGATATCGTCGTGCGCGAGGATGCGATCCACGTGACCGCGACGGGCCGGCGCCTGTGGGTCGTGCATGGCGACCTGTTCGACGGCGTGGTGCAGCACGCGCGCTGGCTCGCCTATCTGGGCGACTCGCTCTACACGCTGATTCTCGCGGTGAACCGCCACTTCAACCGCGTCCGCACGCGGCTCGGCTTCGACTACTGGTCGCTCTCGCAATACCTCAAGCATCAGGTCAAGAACGCGGTCAGCTACATCAACTCGTTCGAGCACGCGATGGTCGAGGAAGCGCGCCGCCGCGGCTGCGACGGCGTGGTCTGCGGGCATATCCACAAGGCCGAGATCCGCGAGGTCGACGGCCAGCTCTATTGCAACGACGGCGACTGGGTGGAGAGCCTCTCCGCGCTGGTCGAAACGATGGAAGGCGAATTGCGCATCGTCTACTGGACCACGTTGCTCGATCCCCCCGCGCCGCCGGTCTCGCGCCTCGGCCGGCGTCGTCGCGCCCCCGCCGCCACCGCCGTGGCCGGCTGA
- the ilvN gene encoding acetolactate synthase small subunit yields MRHIISVLLENEPGALSRVVGLFSARGYNIETLTVAPTEDASLSRMTIVTTGSDDVIEQITKHLNRLVEVVKVVDLTEGAHIERELMLVKVRAVGKEREEMKRTADIFRGRIIDVTEKTYTIELTGNGGKLDAFLDAIDRTAILETVRTGGSGIGRGERILKV; encoded by the coding sequence ATGCGACACATCATTTCCGTCCTGCTGGAAAACGAACCCGGCGCGCTGTCGCGCGTGGTGGGGCTGTTCTCCGCGCGCGGTTACAACATCGAGACGCTGACGGTGGCACCGACCGAGGATGCTTCGCTGTCACGGATGACCATCGTGACCACGGGTTCGGATGACGTGATCGAACAGATCACGAAGCATTTGAACCGCCTGGTCGAGGTGGTCAAGGTTGTGGACCTGACCGAAGGCGCGCACATCGAGCGCGAGCTGATGCTCGTGAAAGTGCGCGCGGTCGGCAAGGAACGCGAAGAGATGAAGCGCACCGCGGACATTTTCCGCGGCCGCATCATCGATGTGACCGAGAAAACGTACACCATCGAACTGACCGGCAACGGCGGCAAGCTGGACGCGTTTCTCGACGCGATCGACCGTACGGCGATCCTGGAAACCGTTCGTACGGGCGGCTCCGGTATTGGACGTGGCGAGCGCATCCTGAAGGTCTGA
- a CDS encoding RDD family protein has product MSATTTAYVPTSEPVRAPTLRRRLTCMVYEGVLLFGVLMASTAVYVFARPLLRPIGAENMYVAQVWSFLVLGLYFSWFWQRKGQTLAMQTWRIRLETADGGPVRWPRAILRFLLAWLWLPPAAAVGHALGLVKGPFVGVLAGGLLIWVMLAWLDPRRQFLHDRLAGTRLIDLRPPRTAQGK; this is encoded by the coding sequence ATGTCCGCCACCACTACCGCCTACGTCCCCACCTCCGAGCCCGTCCGCGCGCCCACGCTGCGGCGGCGGCTGACCTGCATGGTCTATGAAGGCGTGCTGCTGTTCGGCGTGCTGATGGCGTCCACCGCGGTCTACGTATTTGCCCGCCCGCTGCTGCGGCCGATCGGGGCCGAGAACATGTACGTGGCGCAGGTCTGGAGCTTTCTCGTCCTCGGGCTGTACTTCTCTTGGTTCTGGCAGCGCAAGGGACAGACGCTCGCCATGCAGACCTGGCGGATTCGCCTGGAGACCGCCGACGGCGGCCCCGTGCGGTGGCCGCGCGCGATCCTGCGGTTTCTGCTTGCGTGGCTCTGGCTGCCGCCCGCGGCGGCCGTCGGGCATGCGCTCGGGCTCGTCAAGGGCCCGTTCGTGGGCGTGCTCGCGGGCGGCCTGCTGATCTGGGTCATGCTCGCGTGGCTCGATCCGCGACGGCAGTTCCTGCACGACCGGCTGGCCGGCACCCGCCTGATCGACCTGCGGCCGCCCCGCACCGCTCAGGGCAAATGA
- a CDS encoding esterase/lipase family protein, with protein MSLTAAALRRVAVAVQTTAAAGIAWALASFAAWPWTVALATGIVIVLAVFCASVALAFFVTLHGVGLPRRDRVALLPENIRPAPLGIAQALRCYASECIVVFRMFNWLQPFRSRLTVPRAADTHPGRDAPTVLLVHGYGCNHAVWLDMAPHLAAHGYRCETIDLEPVLGDIDDYAPPLLARMREIATRTGRSPLLVCHSMGGLAARAAQVQAMRTTGNDAPCSGIVTLGSPHHGCVLARHGSGRNARQMRWLSPWLRALADAETTAQRARIVSIFSWHDSIAGPAGTSWLDGARHVPLTGIGHVSLLRHPGAIAATLDALAVLTQAPRAPVLAAPPIETP; from the coding sequence ATGAGCCTGACGGCCGCCGCCCTGCGCCGCGTGGCCGTCGCGGTGCAAACCACCGCGGCAGCCGGCATCGCGTGGGCGCTCGCGTCGTTCGCCGCCTGGCCCTGGACGGTCGCACTCGCCACGGGCATCGTCATCGTCCTTGCCGTGTTCTGCGCATCGGTCGCGCTGGCCTTCTTCGTCACGCTCCATGGCGTCGGCCTGCCGCGGCGCGATCGCGTCGCGCTGCTCCCCGAGAATATCCGCCCGGCACCGCTCGGCATCGCGCAGGCCCTCCGCTGCTACGCCAGCGAATGCATCGTCGTCTTCCGCATGTTCAACTGGCTGCAGCCGTTCCGCTCGCGGCTCACGGTCCCCCGCGCCGCCGATACGCACCCGGGCCGCGATGCGCCCACCGTACTGCTTGTGCATGGCTATGGCTGCAACCACGCGGTGTGGCTCGATATGGCACCCCACCTCGCGGCACACGGCTATCGCTGCGAGACGATCGACCTCGAGCCCGTGCTCGGCGATATCGACGACTACGCGCCGCCACTGCTCGCGCGCATGCGCGAGATCGCCACGCGCACGGGCAGGTCGCCGCTGCTCGTCTGCCACAGCATGGGCGGCCTGGCCGCGCGCGCGGCACAGGTGCAAGCGATGCGCACCACCGGCAACGACGCGCCGTGCAGCGGCATCGTGACGCTCGGCAGCCCGCATCATGGCTGCGTGCTCGCGCGCCATGGCAGCGGGCGCAATGCGCGCCAGATGCGCTGGCTCAGTCCATGGCTGCGCGCGCTCGCGGATGCGGAGACCACCGCGCAACGCGCGCGCATCGTGTCCATCTTCAGCTGGCACGATTCCATCGCCGGCCCGGCCGGCACCTCGTGGCTCGACGGGGCACGCCACGTGCCGCTGACGGGCATCGGCCATGTCTCGCTGCTGCGGCACCCGGGCGCCATTGCCGCCACGCTCGACGCGCTGGCCGTGCTGACCCAGGCGCCGCGCGCGCCGGTGCTCGCCGCGCCCCCGATCGAGACCCCCTGA
- a CDS encoding acetolactate synthase 3 catalytic subunit: MNMPSAEFSHADSNASSAPEMIGAEILVHALAEEGVEYVWGYPGGAVLYIYDELHKQTKFEHILVRHEQAAVHAADGYARATGKVGVALVTSGPGVTNAVTGIATAYLDSIPLVVITGNVPTHAIGQDAFQECDTVGITRPIVKHNFLVKDVRDLAATIKKAFFIASTGRPGPVVVDIPKDVSRNACRFEYPKTIDMRSYNPVNKGHSGQIRKAVALLQQAERPYIYTGGGVVLANASDELRQLAAVTGHPVTNTLMGLGAFPGTSKQFLGMLGMHGTYEANMAMQNCDVLIAIGARFDDRVIGNPSHFTSQARKIIHIDIDPSSISKRVKVDIPIVGNVKDVLQELIAQLQASDVKPKREALAKWWDQIEQWRSVDCLKYDRSSEIIKPQYVVEKIWELTKGDAYVCSDVGQHQMWAAQFYKFDEPRRWINSGGLGTMGVGLPYAMGIKKAFPDKEVVTITGEGSIQMCIQELSTCKQYNTPVKICSLNNGYLGMVRQWQEIEYDNRYSHSYMDALPDFVKLAESYGHIGMRVERASDVEPALREAFRLKDRTVFLDFQTDPTENVWPMVQAGKGISEMLLGSEDL, translated from the coding sequence ATGAACATGCCCAGCGCGGAATTTTCCCACGCAGACAGCAATGCCTCCTCCGCACCCGAAATGATCGGCGCGGAAATCCTCGTCCATGCACTTGCCGAAGAAGGCGTCGAGTACGTCTGGGGTTACCCCGGCGGCGCCGTGCTTTACATCTACGACGAGCTTCACAAGCAAACGAAATTCGAGCACATCCTGGTGCGCCACGAGCAGGCTGCCGTTCATGCCGCCGATGGCTATGCACGCGCGACCGGCAAGGTCGGCGTGGCACTGGTGACATCGGGCCCCGGCGTGACGAACGCCGTGACCGGTATCGCCACGGCCTACCTGGACTCGATCCCGCTGGTGGTCATCACCGGCAACGTGCCCACGCACGCGATCGGCCAGGATGCATTCCAGGAGTGCGACACGGTCGGCATCACGCGACCCATCGTCAAGCACAACTTCCTCGTGAAGGACGTGCGCGACCTGGCCGCGACGATCAAGAAGGCCTTCTTTATCGCCTCCACCGGCCGTCCCGGCCCGGTCGTGGTCGATATCCCGAAGGACGTGTCGCGCAACGCCTGCCGCTTCGAGTATCCGAAGACCATCGACATGCGGTCGTACAACCCGGTGAACAAGGGTCACTCGGGTCAGATCCGCAAGGCCGTGGCGCTGCTGCAGCAGGCCGAGCGTCCGTATATCTATACGGGCGGCGGCGTCGTGCTGGCCAACGCCAGCGACGAGCTGCGCCAGCTGGCCGCGGTGACCGGCCATCCGGTCACCAACACGCTGATGGGCCTGGGCGCGTTCCCGGGCACGAGCAAGCAGTTCCTGGGCATGCTCGGCATGCACGGCACGTATGAAGCCAATATGGCCATGCAGAACTGCGACGTGCTGATCGCGATCGGCGCGCGCTTCGACGACCGCGTGATCGGCAACCCGTCGCACTTCACTTCGCAGGCGCGCAAGATCATCCATATCGATATCGACCCGTCGTCGATCTCGAAGCGCGTGAAGGTGGATATTCCCATCGTCGGCAACGTCAAGGACGTGCTGCAGGAGCTCATCGCCCAGCTGCAGGCCAGCGACGTCAAGCCCAAGCGCGAGGCGCTGGCCAAGTGGTGGGACCAGATCGAGCAATGGCGTTCGGTGGACTGCCTCAAGTACGACCGCAGCTCCGAGATCATCAAGCCGCAGTACGTGGTCGAGAAGATCTGGGAACTGACCAAGGGCGATGCGTACGTCTGCTCCGACGTCGGCCAGCACCAGATGTGGGCCGCGCAGTTCTACAAGTTCGACGAACCACGCCGCTGGATCAACTCGGGCGGCCTCGGCACCATGGGTGTCGGCCTGCCGTACGCGATGGGCATCAAGAAGGCGTTCCCGGACAAGGAAGTCGTCACCATCACCGGTGAAGGCTCGATCCAGATGTGCATCCAGGAACTGTCGACGTGCAAGCAGTACAACACGCCCGTCAAGATCTGCTCGCTCAATAACGGCTATCTGGGCATGGTGCGCCAGTGGCAGGAAATCGAGTACGACAACCGTTACTCGCACTCGTACATGGACGCGCTGCCCGACTTCGTCAAGCTCGCCGAGTCGTATGGCCATATCGGCATGCGCGTGGAGCGTGCGTCCGACGTCGAGCCCGCCCTGCGCGAGGCATTCCGCCTGAAGGACCGCACCGTGTTCCTGGACTTCCAGACCGACCCCACCGAGAACGTGTGGCCGATGGTCCAGGCCGGCAAGGGAATCTCCGAAATGCTGCTCGGCTCGGAGGACCTGTAA
- the pssA gene encoding CDP-diacylglycerol--serine O-phosphatidyltransferase — protein MGAFNRRNKRANNGNVTHLRPFRHNQLRNDSAYDNGFDDAEEHDDVEYVRPRPRRRGIYLLPNAFTTAALFAGFFAIVQAMNMRFDAAAIAIFAAMVLDGMDGRVARITNTQSAFGEQYDSLSDMTSFGVAPALVMYEWILHDLGKWGWIAAFVYCTCAALRLARFNANIGVVDKRFFQGMPSPAAAALVAGFVWLVIDNKLPVKELWMPWVAFALTLYAGLSMVSNAPFYSGKALDVRYRVPFGMMVLVLVLFVVVSTDPPVALFGLFVAYAISGYVLWAWRALHGQPGGVRKNSAPH, from the coding sequence ATGGGTGCCTTCAATCGCCGCAACAAGCGGGCGAACAATGGCAACGTGACGCATCTGCGTCCGTTCCGCCATAACCAGCTGCGCAACGACAGCGCATACGACAACGGTTTCGACGACGCCGAGGAGCACGACGACGTCGAGTACGTGCGTCCGCGGCCGCGCCGGCGCGGCATCTACCTGCTGCCCAACGCGTTCACCACGGCGGCGCTGTTCGCGGGCTTCTTCGCGATCGTGCAGGCGATGAACATGCGCTTCGACGCCGCGGCCATCGCGATCTTCGCGGCCATGGTGCTGGACGGCATGGACGGGCGCGTCGCGCGCATCACGAACACGCAGAGTGCGTTCGGCGAGCAGTACGACTCGCTGTCCGACATGACGTCGTTCGGCGTGGCCCCCGCGCTGGTGATGTACGAATGGATCCTGCACGACCTCGGCAAGTGGGGCTGGATCGCGGCGTTCGTGTATTGCACGTGCGCGGCGCTGCGGCTCGCGCGCTTCAACGCGAATATCGGCGTGGTCGACAAGCGCTTCTTCCAGGGCATGCCGAGCCCGGCCGCGGCCGCGCTGGTCGCGGGCTTCGTCTGGCTCGTGATCGACAACAAGCTGCCCGTGAAGGAACTGTGGATGCCGTGGGTGGCGTTTGCCCTGACGCTCTACGCGGGCCTGTCGATGGTATCCAACGCGCCGTTCTACAGCGGCAAGGCGCTCGACGTACGCTACCGCGTGCCGTTCGGCATGATGGTGCTGGTGCTCGTGCTGTTCGTCGTCGTATCGACGGATCCGCCCGTGGCGCTGTTCGGACTGTTCGTGGCCTATGCGATCTCTGGCTACGTGTTGTGGGCCTGGCGTGCGTTGCACGGCCAGCCCGGCGGCGTGCGAAAGAACAGCGCGCCGCACTGA
- a CDS encoding DUF3106 domain-containing protein, giving the protein MKGRLGLPRAARLGLSVLALAGGIALFGAPLVQAQGQGQASAPQPGPVINAHPTWRELSPAHQRILAPLEPLWNSIPELNRHKWVRIADLYPKYSPEEQARLQARMAEWIKMTPQQRRLARENYQITRSLTPEAKAEAWKTYQQLPEEQKKSLAAADKVPKRPGAVSALPSGKKLPTLPSHGPHSQHASEKTAASAPAAPAAAVAAASAPAVATGAASAPAASAAAPVAAASAPVAASPASAVSPQPAAAAPLAPPVTGEASTDFPITAPSENR; this is encoded by the coding sequence TTGAAAGGCCGGCTGGGTCTGCCGCGTGCCGCGCGGCTGGGCCTGTCCGTGCTCGCGCTCGCCGGCGGCATTGCGCTGTTTGGCGCGCCGCTGGTGCAGGCGCAGGGGCAAGGGCAGGCCTCGGCGCCGCAGCCCGGCCCCGTCATCAATGCGCATCCGACGTGGCGCGAGCTCTCGCCCGCGCACCAGCGCATTCTGGCGCCGCTCGAGCCGCTCTGGAACTCGATTCCCGAGCTGAACCGGCACAAGTGGGTGCGCATTGCCGACCTGTATCCGAAGTATTCGCCCGAGGAACAGGCGCGACTGCAGGCCCGCATGGCCGAATGGATCAAGATGACGCCGCAGCAGCGGCGCCTGGCGCGCGAGAACTACCAGATCACGCGGTCGCTGACGCCCGAGGCGAAGGCCGAGGCGTGGAAGACTTACCAGCAGTTGCCGGAAGAGCAGAAGAAGAGCCTCGCCGCCGCGGACAAGGTGCCGAAGCGTCCGGGCGCGGTAAGCGCGCTGCCCTCGGGCAAGAAGCTGCCGACGCTGCCCTCGCATGGTCCGCATTCGCAGCATGCGAGCGAGAAAACCGCCGCAAGCGCGCCCGCCGCGCCGGCCGCGGCGGTAGCAGCCGCTTCGGCGCCCGCGGTCGCGACGGGTGCCGCGTCGGCACCCGCGGCATCGGCTGCGGCGCCCGTGGCCGCCGCGTCGGCACCGGTGGCGGCCTCGCCGGCCTCCGCGGTCTCGCCGCAACCGGCCGCGGCAGCACCGCTCGCCCCGCCGGTCACCGGCGAAGCGTCCACTGACTTTCCGATTACGGCGCCCAGCGAGAATCGCTGA
- a CDS encoding phosphatidylserine decarboxylase: MNYPHPLIAREGWPFLAGAFVISLLVHVSAGFWWALPLWIITLFVLQFFRDPPRPIPSAANAILAPADGRIVVVEKTQDPYAGREALKISVFMNVFNVHSNRSSLDGKVEKLEYFPGKFVNADLDKASVENERNALVIRRAGDGQIVTLVQVAGLVARRILCYTKVGDTLSRGQRYGFIRFGSRVDVYLPVDARPRVTIGEKVSASSTVLAELDELK, translated from the coding sequence ATGAACTATCCTCATCCGCTGATCGCCCGTGAAGGCTGGCCGTTCCTGGCCGGCGCATTCGTCATCTCGCTGCTGGTTCACGTCAGCGCGGGCTTCTGGTGGGCGCTGCCGCTGTGGATCATCACGCTGTTCGTGCTGCAGTTCTTCCGCGATCCGCCGCGCCCGATTCCCTCGGCGGCGAACGCGATCCTCGCGCCGGCCGATGGCCGCATCGTCGTGGTCGAGAAGACGCAGGACCCGTACGCGGGCCGCGAAGCGCTCAAGATCAGCGTGTTCATGAACGTGTTCAACGTGCACTCGAACCGTTCCTCGCTCGACGGCAAGGTCGAGAAGCTCGAATACTTCCCCGGCAAGTTCGTCAACGCGGACCTCGACAAGGCATCCGTGGAGAACGAGCGCAACGCGCTGGTGATCCGCCGCGCCGGCGACGGCCAGATCGTCACGCTCGTGCAGGTGGCGGGTCTGGTGGCGCGCCGTATCCTGTGCTACACCAAGGTGGGTGACACGCTCTCGCGCGGCCAGCGCTACGGCTTTATCCGCTTTGGCTCGCGCGTCGACGTGTACCTGCCGGTGGATGCGCGCCCGCGCGTGACGATCGGCGAGAAGGTCTCGGCCTCGTCCACGGTGCTCGCCGAGCTCGACGAACTGAAATAA
- the lysM gene encoding peptidoglycan-binding protein LysM: protein MGMFDFIREAGEKLFGKGEAKAAQDAAKADASTEKVEAANRAAGDAIEAYIKQMGLDATGLTVTVDGSQGKVTVFGVAADQATREKIILCCGNVEGVDQVEDKMSVSTASTESQWHTVVKGDTLWAISQAAYGNGAEYNRIFEANKPMLTHPDKIYPGQKLRIPPK, encoded by the coding sequence ATGGGCATGTTCGACTTCATCAGGGAAGCAGGAGAGAAGCTGTTCGGCAAGGGCGAGGCCAAGGCGGCGCAGGATGCCGCCAAAGCCGATGCGTCCACCGAGAAGGTCGAGGCGGCCAATCGTGCCGCCGGCGACGCGATCGAGGCGTACATCAAGCAGATGGGGCTCGACGCGACGGGCCTGACTGTCACGGTGGACGGCTCGCAGGGCAAGGTCACCGTGTTCGGTGTGGCGGCCGACCAGGCCACGCGCGAGAAGATCATTCTCTGCTGCGGCAATGTCGAGGGTGTGGATCAGGTGGAGGACAAGATGTCCGTGAGTACCGCGTCCACCGAATCGCAATGGCACACCGTGGTGAAGGGCGACACGCTGTGGGCGATTTCGCAGGCGGCCTATGGCAACGGGGCCGAGTACAACCGGATCTTCGAGGCGAACAAGCCGATGCTGACGCACCCGGACAAGATTTATCCGGGGCAGAAGCTGCGGATTCCGCCGAAATGA
- the ilvC gene encoding ketol-acid reductoisomerase, translated as MKVFYDKDADLSLIKGKNVTIIGYGSQGHAHAQNLKDSGVNVTVGLRKSGASWNKAVNAGLQTKEVAEAVKGADVVMILLPDEQIADVYKNEVHDNIKEGAALAFAHGFNVHYGAVIPRADLDVIMIAPKAPGHTVRSTYAQGGGVPHLIAVHQNKSGAARDIALSYATANGGGRAGIIETNFREETETDLFGEQAVLCGGTVELIKAGFETLVEAGYAPEMAYFECLHELKLIVDLIYEGGIANMNYSISNNAEYGEYVTGPRVVTEETKKAMKQCLTDIQTGEYAKSFLLENKAGAPTLISRRRLTAEHQIEEVGAKLRAMMPWIAKNKLVDQSKN; from the coding sequence ATGAAAGTGTTTTACGACAAGGACGCGGACCTCTCCCTGATCAAGGGCAAGAACGTCACCATCATCGGCTACGGCTCGCAAGGCCACGCCCACGCACAGAACCTGAAGGATTCGGGCGTGAATGTGACGGTGGGTCTGCGCAAGAGCGGCGCGTCGTGGAACAAGGCCGTCAACGCCGGCCTGCAGACCAAGGAAGTGGCCGAGGCCGTGAAGGGCGCGGACGTGGTCATGATCCTGCTGCCGGACGAGCAGATCGCCGACGTGTACAAGAACGAAGTGCACGACAACATCAAGGAAGGCGCCGCGCTGGCCTTCGCGCACGGCTTCAACGTGCACTACGGCGCCGTGATCCCGCGCGCCGACCTCGACGTGATCATGATCGCGCCGAAGGCACCGGGCCACACCGTGCGTTCGACGTACGCGCAAGGCGGCGGCGTGCCCCACCTGATCGCCGTGCATCAGAACAAGTCGGGCGCGGCACGCGATATCGCGCTGTCGTACGCCACCGCCAACGGCGGCGGCCGTGCCGGCATCATCGAGACGAACTTCCGCGAAGAAACCGAAACCGACCTGTTCGGCGAGCAGGCCGTGCTGTGCGGCGGTACCGTCGAGCTGATCAAGGCGGGCTTCGAGACGCTGGTGGAAGCCGGCTACGCGCCGGAAATGGCGTACTTCGAGTGCCTGCACGAACTGAAGCTGATCGTCGACCTGATCTATGAAGGCGGCATCGCCAACATGAACTACTCGATCTCGAACAACGCCGAGTACGGCGAGTACGTCACGGGCCCGCGCGTCGTGACCGAAGAGACCAAGAAGGCCATGAAGCAGTGCCTGACGGACATCCAGACCGGCGAATACGCAAAGAGCTTCCTGCTCGAGAACAAGGCCGGCGCTCCGACCCTGATCTCGCGCCGCCGCCTGACGGCCGAGCACCAGATCGAAGAAGTGGGTGCGAAGCTGCGCGCGATGATGCCGTGGATCGCCAAGAACAAGCTGGTCGATCAGTCGAAGAACTAA
- a CDS encoding DUF3619 family protein encodes MSRNEQQILERRLAHDIRTVLDASADAVPADIAERLAAARRMAVARKKAEAPVRAPQFAAAGMPSSYGSVHHDLDDPDHDTPLHRAGAWLRRLALVWLLIALVGGLSGIYEWQKQKRVEELADVDAAMLLDDLPPTAYADQGFHMYLKRGQ; translated from the coding sequence ATGAGCCGAAACGAACAACAAATACTCGAACGCCGCCTGGCCCACGATATTCGCACCGTGCTCGATGCATCGGCGGATGCGGTGCCGGCCGATATCGCCGAGCGGCTAGCCGCCGCGCGGCGGATGGCCGTCGCCCGCAAGAAGGCCGAGGCACCGGTACGGGCGCCGCAATTCGCGGCGGCCGGCATGCCTTCCTCCTATGGGTCGGTGCATCACGACCTCGACGATCCCGATCACGATACGCCGCTGCACCGCGCGGGCGCCTGGCTGCGCCGGCTCGCGCTCGTGTGGCTGCTGATCGCGCTCGTCGGGGGGCTGAGCGGCATCTACGAGTGGCAGAAGCAGAAGCGCGTGGAGGAACTCGCCGATGTGGACGCCGCGATGCTGCTCGACGATCTGCCGCCGACCGCCTACGCCGACCAGGGCTTCCACATGTACCTCAAGCGCGGGCAATGA
- a CDS encoding RNA polymerase sigma factor: MATDQELSDFLASVERRAFKQAVFAVRDDEAALDIVQDAMIKLAEKYGDKSAAELPPLFQRILQNTVHDYFRRQKVRNTWVTLFSSLRDDRDGDDNDLLDTLEAQAGSESAESSADKVERAQVMQIIEQEIQRLPTRQREAFLMRYWEDMDVAETAAAMGCSEGSVKTHCSRATHTLAQALRARGVRL, translated from the coding sequence ATGGCCACCGACCAGGAACTCTCCGATTTTCTCGCCAGCGTCGAGCGGCGGGCTTTCAAGCAGGCCGTGTTTGCGGTACGAGACGACGAGGCCGCGCTCGACATCGTGCAGGACGCGATGATCAAGCTCGCCGAGAAGTACGGCGACAAGTCCGCGGCAGAGCTGCCGCCGCTGTTCCAGCGGATTCTGCAGAATACCGTTCACGACTATTTCCGCCGCCAGAAGGTCCGCAATACGTGGGTCACGCTGTTTTCGTCGCTGCGCGACGATCGCGATGGCGACGATAATGACTTACTCGACACTCTGGAGGCCCAGGCAGGGTCAGAATCTGCGGAAAGCAGCGCGGACAAGGTAGAACGCGCGCAGGTCATGCAGATCATCGAACAGGAAATCCAGCGACTGCCGACGCGTCAACGCGAAGCGTTTTTGATGCGTTACTGGGAGGACATGGATGTCGCCGAAACCGCTGCCGCGATGGGTTGTTCAGAAGGCAGTGTGAAGACGCACTGTTCCCGTGCAACGCACACCCTGGCGCAGGCCCTGCGCGCGCGAGGGGTCCGACTATGA